The DNA window TAAGGCGTTGATCAAGAAGGCTGAAGAACTCGGTGAGGACCCGAAGCTACTGAAAGCTGTTATCGAAGTAAATGAGAGACAGCCGTTGAAGATGATAGAGCTTTTAAAGAAGCACATTCCCAACTTAGAAGGAAAGAAGATAGGTTTGTTAGGTCTGGCGTTTAAGCCTGATACGGATGACGTAAGAGAGAGTAGAGCTATACCGATCGTTAAAGCTTTGCTGGAAGAGGGGGCAGAGATTATAGCCTACGATCCGAAAGCTATTGAGAACTTCAGGAAATTTTTCCCTCAAATAGAATATGCTAACTCAGCTGAAGATGTTATTGCAAAATCAGATGCAGTGTTGATAGTAACGGAGTGGAGGGACTTTGAAGAGCTCGATTACAGCGGTAAAATTGTTATCGATGGAAGAAGAGTTGAGAAGGCTATGAGGGAAGCTAAGATATACGAAGGGGTGTGTTGGTAAACTATTTTAAATTCGAACTTCAGAGTAAGTTCATGCCAAAAGTTATAGAGGTGATATACGAGAACGGAGTATTCAAACCTCTTGAGAAGGTTGACCTGCCGCAAGGGGTAAAGGTTAGAATAGAAATCAAAGAGGAACCCGGTAGAATTACCGAGGAATTTATCAACGAATTGGAGAAAATTGTGAATACCTTGCCGAAAGTGAAGGTCGATTTCAGAAAGCTTGACGAAATGTATTATGAAGGAAAAATGCTTTATTGATACGACAGTAATTCTCAAGGTAATTCTGGAAAGTGACGTTGAAATCTTGAGAAATTTATCCGAATATTACGTATGCACATCTGTAAACGTTCTCGAAGAGGCTACATTCAAAATAATAGTTAGCAGTGTTCTCGAAACGATGAGTGTTGAAGGAGCTAGTATTTATAAAATCAAAGACGAGTTTGAAAAAGGAACTGGCAGAGATTTAATTTTAAAGAGGTTGCACGCCTTAAATTTCTTGAAGAACAATCTTGTCGTTCTTCCCATCGACGACAAAATCTTCGAATCGTCAAAAGAGATGATTAAAAAGTATAATCTTTTGCCGAATGATGCTTTAATCGTTGCTACTTGTAAGTATTACGGGATTAGGAAGATCGCTACATTTGATGAGGATTTTAGGAGGGTTGACTTCTTGGAGATTTTAGGTGATGAAATATGAAGGTCAGGAAGGCTGTGATTCCAGCTGCAGGATATGGAACCAGGATGCTTCCGATTACTAAAGCCCAGCCCAAGGAGATGGTGCCGGTAGTCCACAAGCCAGTGATCCAATACGTTGTCGAGGAGGCTTATCATTCCGGCATAAGAGAGATTCTGATAATAACGGGTAAGCATAAGAGGGCTATCGAGGATCACTTTGATAGAAGCGATTTAACCAAGAAAGATAAGTACACGGAAGAGCTCGATAGAATTTTGGAAGAGGTGAACATATTCTTCGTGAGGCAGAGAGAGCAGAAGGGGTTGGGAGATGCTGTAAGGTATGCTGAGGCTTTTGTTGACGATGAGCCTTTTGCTTTGTTGTTGGGAGATAACATTACGATTCCTCCCTGCACGAAGATGTTGATCGATGCTTTCGAGAAATATAAATTTACGGTAATCGCCTTGGAAAGAGTTCCTTTGGAAAGAGTTTCCTTTCACGGGATAGTTAAGGGTTCAGAAGTCGAAAAAGGTGTTTACAAACTCGAAGATCTAATTGAAAAGCCGAAGATTGAAGAAGCACCATCAAACCTCGCCGTAATCGGAAGGTATATACTTGTTCCAGAGATTTTTGATTATTTGAAGGATTTGAAGCCCGGATACGGTGGAGAGATTCAGCTCACAGACGCTTTAAGACATATGTGCAGAGATTTCGACGTTTACGGAATTCTGTATGATGGAAAGAGATACGACATCGGAAACAAGCTGGAGTGGTTGAAGGCTAACATTGAGCTGGCTTTGAAGGATGAAGAGCTGGGGGAAGAGTTTAAAAGATGGTTAATTAAGCTGAGAATATGACTTTTAGACCTCAAGTACCAAAGGAACATTATTTCAAAGGATACGATACAAAAGAGAGATGGATCAGTTACTGGTATCAGATAAACGAAGTTCTAAAAACCAATCCAGAGACAGTTTTGGAAGTAGGAATAGGAAATAAAACTGTAAGTGACTATCTGAAAAAATTAGGTATATGTGTTACGACAGTAGATATCGACGAGGATTTAGAACCAGATTATGTATGTAGCGTTACGGAACTTAGCAAATACTTTGAAGAGAATTCTTTTGATACTGTCCTGTGTGCCGAAGTTTTAGAGCATATGCCGTTCGAATATTTTGAAACGGCTTTAGAAGAGTTGTGGAAAGTTTCGAAAAAGTATATAATTTTATCTTTGCCGCATTTTGGGCTGGGATTTAATTTAAGCTTAAAAATTCCTCTATTGAGGCGAATAAACCTTACAATTAAAGTTCCTTTGCCACTTAAACATAAATTCGATGGACAGCATTACTGGGAAATAGGAAAGAAAGGATATCCTCTGAGAAAAATCAAAACAGTGTTATCAAGAAAGTATTACATAGAAAGGACATATCTGGTTCCAGAAAATCCATACCATAGATTTTTCATATTGAAAAAGAGAAACTGAAAATTTATGCGAATAATTTATGCAAGTTTTCTATATATTGTATAATATTTTTCACCAATCTTATTCCAGTCATAATTCATTTCTACTTTTTCTCTTGCTTTGATTGCTATTTTGTAAGTTAGTTTATCATCACTGAATAAATTCAAGACTCTATCGGCGATTGCTTCAGGATCTCTCGGCGGAATTAAAAATCCTGTTTTTCGATCATCAATCATTTCATCAGCTCCAACTGCTGCATCAGTAGCAACAAGGGGTATTCCGCTAGCCATAGCTTCTAACCTTACTGGTGAGAAGCTCTCAGATAAAGAAGGATGCACAAAAACTCTACACCTTTTGTAAAATTCGATAATTTTCATTTTTGGAATGTGTCCATGAAACTTAACATTTGCTTCAATACCAAGTTTTCTAACTAGTGCTTCAAGATATTCTCTTCGTGGGCCATCGCCCAATATGTGTAATCTAGCAGTTGGATATTCTTTTAAAATATGCGGCATAGCTTTTATGAGGTATTCAAAACCCTTTCTCTTTATTAATGCTCCAACAGAAAGTATTTCAAAATTTAATGGAGGTAACGAAAATATAAACTCATCTAAATTTACGCCTATTGGTATTACTTTAATTCTATTCCTATCACCGATAATTTCACCATAAATTTTCCTCGTAGTATTATTTACTGCAATTATGATGTCTGCCTTGTCTAAAGTTTCCCTAAAAGCGAAATCAATGACATGTGATCCTAATTTTCTACATAGCTTGACTATATAGTACTCCAAACAAATAAGATCGTGTTTTCTGCCACTCCAGATAATGTAATCGTCATAAAAAAATAAATGCTTCGCTTGGACTGGTCCAACTACATACGGATAGTCTCTAACGGCATTCATTAATGCGGATAAGTTATATCCACCGTAAGGTAGGTTGAAGCTATGAACTATAGAAACTTTTTTTTGTTCTAAAAATTTTTTAACTGCTCTAAGCAATTTAATTTGGAAGAATATCCTATCGATTGTTCTATGGTTTGATGTTAATTTTATAAAAGTAACGTTTTTTAAATCGAGCTTTGCGAAAATATCATTCACAATTGCATAAAATTTAACATCATAGTTCTGCAAATGCCTGAGAATATTGTAGCTTTTCGCATAGCCATACGTTACCAGATTGAAGTCTGCTGGAGCAGCAAGTACGGTTATCATCTGCATCAGGTACTCAAAAATTGATTTAAAAATTTTCTACCTTATTTTAAAATTATGCAGAGTTCTACTCATTTTGCTCTGTTTCTTGCTAAGCTCTTTTTTAGCCGTATTATCTATTCTGCTTGCTATTATATTGAATTTGGTGTCGATTCTTTTAGGCCAGATTATGCGTCACGTGATAGTTTCCTACTCTGAAGCTGAATTCCGCTGGTGCTACTAAAACTTGCATCGAAAGTTAGAAAAATCTAATGGTTTAATTTCTTTTCTGCTACAACGATCATATCCCACTTAGTCATTTTTCCGAAAAGACCTGATTTATCTGCAAGCTTATCTAAAAAGAAATAAAATTGATCTGGTAGGGGTAAGTAGGGATTAAAGGCAATATAATCCAAAAGTATTACATTAAAACCCACGTTTTTCAAGATGTTAATTAGCTCGTTGGATGTATATTCTCTCAAATGCTCGTCTGTAGGTCCGGGAACGTAACGCTTCCCTTTAATTTTGCTTATTAATGATCGGGGCAGAGCTGTAAATCTGCTTCTGTTTGGCGTAGTGAGGAGAAGAATTCCACCGGGTTTAAGGACTCTGTAACATTCTCTTATAAACTGCTCACCCTCAATAAAATGTTCTATGACCTCGGTTGATATAATTAAGTCAAACGATTCATCTTTGAGAGAAAGGTTTCTCGCATCAGCTTTGAGAAAATGAATGTTCTGGGAAACTACCACACTTGGCGTTTTAAGAGCGATATCTAATCCCACGACAAAAGGCTTTTTCATTTCTCTTAATGCAGTTTTATAATAATAATCTGTAAAACGACCGTCATTACAGCCGACATCTAAAATAGCTATTGTTTTATGATTTGAGAAAGGATGTCGTAAAATCCAGCTCAGTACCCTAAAAACAGTTTTCCTTTTTTTGTTCCAAGCGTATTTCACTTTGTTGCTCTTCATAATTTCCCCATCTTTTTCAGCTTTTCTATATGACTTCTTATTTTTTCTTTTTCATCTTCAGCTTTTATCTCTTTTCTTTCGCCTTTTTCGATTTCGAGCCACGGAACTTTAATTAACGCTGGAATGTGAATAAACGGAGGGTGCTCGTAGATTCTTATCGGAAATTGATAAGTGGACTCTCCGAAAGCTTCACTATTAAATTTTAGCTGGTGCTATGAGTACCTGCAACACAGTAATTATTGGGACAGACCGCATAGTTTTTAAAATCTTATTCACAAGATAACACCAATGAAAGCCCTAATTCTTTCTGGCGGGCATGGAACTCGGTTGAGACCTTTAACCTACTCTCAACAGAAACAGCTCATACCTGTTGCAAACAAGCCGGTTTTATTTTATGCTATAGAGGATGTTATAGAAGCCGGTGTTAAGGAAATTGGGATTATAACCGGTCCGAATCGAGAGCAGGTTATTGAAACTGTCAACTCAGTTGATTGGGATGCTGAAATTACTTTCATTCATCAAGGAGATCCGAAAGGCTTGGCACATGCGATTCTTGTGGCTGAGGAATTCCTCGATAACGAAGAATTCGTAATGTATCTTGGTGATAATATCCTTAGAGATGGTATTGTTGATCATGCTAACAAGTTCAAGGAATTGAATCCGGACGCACTCATACTACTTACAGAGGTTGAAGAACCTCAACGCTTTGGAGTTGCTGAATTAGATGAAAACGGCAGAGTGAAGAGGTTAATAGAAAAGCCAAGAGTACCGCCATCTAACTATGCATTGGTTGGTGTTTACTTTTTTAAGCCCATAATTATAGAAGCTTGCAAAAATATCAAACCCTCTTGGAGGAACGAGCTTGAGATTACAGATGCAATTCAATGGCTTATCGACAACGGTTACAGGATTGAAGCATCTATTGTTACAGGATGGTGGAAAGACACTGGTAAGCCGGAGGATATTTTAGAAGCTAACAGGCTCGTTTTGGATGAAATTGATGCAAAATGCGAAGGAATTTTGGAGAACTCGAAAGTTGTTGGAAGGGTTGTGATCGAGAAGAATTGTGTTGTTAAAAACTCAATAATAAAAGGTCCTTGCGTTATCGGGAAGAATTGCGTAATAGAAAACTCCTATATAGGACCTTACACATCCATAGGAGATAACTGCAAAATCGTGGAAACTGAGATTGAGGACAGCGTTATTATGGAGGGTAGTGAGATAATAAATGCTGGAAGAATTGTAGAGAGTTTAATAGGCAGAAATGTCGTAATTCGAAAGGGAGATTCGAAGCCGAGTGGTCAGAGATTCGTTGTGGGAGATAGCTCGCAAATAGTGTTGTGATAACATGAAAGTGCTAGTTACAGGAGGTCTGGGCTTCATAGGGAGTAACTTCGTAAGGTATATCTTAGAGAGGTATTCGGATGTTGAAGTTATTAACGTGGATGCAATGAAATACGGATCGAATCCAGCAAATCTCAAAGATGTCGAGAACGACGAGAGGTATTCCTTCATTAAAGGCGATATATCTGATTATAAACTTATGTCTAAACTCGTAAGAGATGTAGACATTGTAATAAATTTCGCAGCGGAGACACATGTTGATAGGAGCATATCCAACCCGCAATCTTTTTTACAAAGTAACGTTGTTGGAATTTTTACAATACTCGAAGCTTTGAGAAGGGAAAATCCTGAAGCTAAATTAGTTCACATCTCTACGGATGAAGTATACGGGGATATTTTAAACGGATCTTTCAGGGAAGATGATAGATTGAAACCTTCTTCACCGTATTCAGCGAGTAAGGCAGCTGCGGATATGTTTGTTCTTGCTTATGTAAGAACTTATGGCTTGCACGACTTTGGGACAAAATTACCTCATCACCCTCACAGCAAATATGTTGTGCCAAAGCCCGACAGCAAACAAAGCCATCTCTCTCCTGTCCTCCCTCCTCTGCCTTATCAACCATCCAAATCTCCTCTTATCAGCAGAAAATCCTGCCTCACTTAAGTTCCTCTTGAAGTACCTCTTCAGAAACCTATAAGGAGCTTCAACAATCCTCTCGATAACCCTCAACCAGTCAAATCCTATTCTGGCAAGATTTCGCTTTGGAATGACGTAGACAGCTGTCTCAGCATCAAACAGCCTCAGAGTCTTCCTACTGCTGTAATACTTATCCAGAGAAATCGAGTTTACCTTCACCCCCATGCTTTTGAGCATTCCTAAAGCCTTCTCAAAGGCATCTTTCTCAGATCTGTCAGAATAGCCAAAGCCAACGTACATTCCCGTATCGATGTCAATTATCCTGAAAACGTATCTGAAGTCTTTACCTTTCCTTTTTAGATTGCTTCTATAGTGCTTAGTGATGGTTAGGCTGTATCCTGTCCCATCTCCTGAAAAATCTCCTGAAACTCCTTCCTCTCTAAGCAGAAGGATGAAGAGGTTGTGTAAAGCCATTCTAACTTCTTCATCCGAGTATAATCTTTCTATCGTTTTGTAGCTAACCTTTATCCCGAATAAAGGTTCAAACAGCTCTAAAAGCTCCTCAATATCTCTGTTTGATTTGTCCATCAGCCTTGCAAACAGAAAGAGCATAACTCTCTTCTCCAGATCAACTTTCTTTGGTCTTCCCACCCTCTTTTGCACGGTTATCACAGAAATAGCCTCTCTAACGTATTCAGGGAGTTTTCTCAGCCTTTCCTTAACAACTTCTCTCTTCCTCTCCCATTCTGTGTACGGATACTTTTCCTTCTCCTCCTGTCTTATCTCCTCTGCAATTTCATCCAAAACATCCAGAAGTTCCCTTACAAACTTCCCTGTCACTCTGAATCCAAGGTTCATGTTCTGATTCCAACCAAAAAGTATTTAAGTATTTCTATGGATATACTTAACATGAGGAGGGTTGAAGTGAAGAAGGGAGATTTTGTTCTGAAAGAGGAGGTTGAGGTTGTTTTCGAGAAGAGAGTCACGCCTTTCGGTAATTCAGCAAAGGTTGATGTGCCCAAGAGGTATATTGGGTGGAGAGCGTATGTGATTGTTGTCAGGGATTAAAGGAATTTTGTCCCAAAACCGGCTTGCACGCTATGATTACAAGGTGCACGAATAACTATGGACCCTATCAGTTCCCGGAGAAGCTGATTCCTAAGACAATTATCAGAGCATCGATGGGTCTAAAAGTGCCCATTTACGGGACTGGCAAGAACGTTAGAGATTGGATCTACGTTTTGGATCACTGCGAAGCAATAAATTTAGTGATGAGGGAAGGAGAGAAAGGTGAGATCTACAACATCTCAAGCGGGGAGGAGAAAACTAATTTAGAAGTCGTGAAAACAATTCTCGATCTCATGGGCAAGGATGATAGCTTAATCGAGTTCGTTGAAGACAGACCAGGACACGATATGAGGTATAGCTTAGATTCCTCAAAAATCAGAGAAGAATTAGGTTGGAAACCCAAGCACAGCTTTGAGGAAGGGATAAGGGAAACTGTGAAATGGTATCTGCAGAATGAGTGGTGGTGGAAACCTTTAGCTGACGAAAGAGTGTTGCATCCGACTCCTTGGAAGCTAAGGTGGTAATGTTTAAAAAGTGTCATTTCAAACATATCACCATGGTATCTGATGTGGAAATAATTAAAGATTTGGATAAACAGGGTAGGTTGGTATTGCCAAAGGAATGGAGGGAAAAATACGCTAAGAGGGGGAAAGTAATTCTGAAAGTAGAGAACGACACTATCGTAATAAAGCCGTATAAATTAGCGGATCTAACGGAATTCTTCGATAAAATTGAGGTTGACATTAAGTCCGATCTATCTGACTGGAAATCTGTAAGGAGGGAGCTACTTGAGGTTCGTTGATGCAAGCGTTTTTGTTCACGCATATCTTAAGCCGAAAAGAAAACTTAAGCCTAATGAAGTTAAGGTGAAGGAATCTGCCAAAGAGATCGTGAAGAGAATCAACGATGGTGAAGAAGTCGGTATAACTGTCGTGCAGATAACTGAGATAGCAAACCTGTTGGAGAGTTATTTACCTCTTAGCGAGGCTCTGAAGGTTGAGGAGTTTCTTCTATTAGCTGGAAACGTGAAGGTTTTTGATGTTACGAAGAAAGATTGTTTGAAAGCTGTGAAGATAGCCAAGGAGAAAGATGTTGGATTGAGCGATGCGATAGCTTACGTGGTAATGAAGAAAAACAGCGTTGGGGAGATATATTCGTTCGATACCGATTTCGACAAGCTTGATGTGACAAGGGTTACAGAGTGATAACATGAGAATTTTCATCACTGGGGGAAGCGGTCTTTTGGGAAGCAAATTGGCTGAGATAGCTTTGGAAAAGGGGTATGAAGTTTATTCTGGTTACAACAGTCATAAGCCCGAGTTTGGTAAGCCGGTTAAGTTTGACTTAGCTAATTCAGATAGTGTTGTAAGAGCTATTAGCGAAGTTAAGCCAGATGTGATTGTCCACTCTGCAGCACTTACAGATGTTGACAGGTGCGAAGTTGAGAAAGATCTAGCCTATAAGATAAACGTTGAAGGAACTAAGATCGTTGCTGAAATGGCAAGAAAGGTTGGAGCTTACATGGTTTACATCTCAACGGATTACGTTTTCGATGGAGAGAGGGGGATGTACAAGGAGGAAGATGAAACCCATCCCATTAACTATTACGGCTACACGAAGCTGTTAGGAGAGAAATACTGTCGGGATTTCTGCATTGCAAGAACTTGCGTTATATACGGAGCGAAACCGGCAAGCGGTAAGGTTAACTTCGCTTTGTGGTTGATTAACAAGCTCGAGAACGGAGAAAGCGTTAAAATCGTTACTGATCAGTTTATTACTCCTACTTTAAACACCAACCTTGCTAAGATGGTTTTTGAATGTGCAGAACGGAAGCTAAAAGGAGTTTTCCATTTAGCTGGAGCAACGAGAGTTTCGAGGTTCGAATTCGCTAAAGAAATTGCAAGAGTCTTTGGATTGGATGATAGTTTGATTACTCCATCAAGAATGGACGAAATAAACTGGATCGCTAAAAGACCAAGGGATTCGTCTCTCGATACTTCTAAAGCTCGGAATTTGCTCGATGAAAAACCTTACGAGTTGAGAAAAGCTTTAAAGACTCTTAAAGATGAGATTGAGGTGTAACTATGCTTCCCGGCATAGTTATCAAGCCCTTAAAGAGGTTTGCAGATGAGAGGGGATTTTTCACCGAAATAATGCGTAAGGACTGGGACATCTTAAAAAGCAAACCCAAATGTTTTTAAGATTTAGGATGGAGAAGAAATTATGATTTCGATAAGAAGAGAAGTTCATGAAGAGATTTTGAAAAGACTTCTCACTGAGCTTGAATATTACGAGGCTATTATCGCTAAATTTGAGAAAAAATACAAATGCTCTTTAGATGAGCTAGAAAGAAAAATTGAAAGAGAAGGTGTGCCTTTAGACAACCACGAAATTTGGGAAGATAGTATAGAATGGAGAAATGCCGTTGAAGAGGTAGAAAGACTAAAGAAGCTCATAGAAGAGTTAAAATGACTGAAATCCTTAAAAAAGTCGCAAAGAAGTTGCTGGATTACGACATCGTATTAAAAGTGGAATTTTTGGGGACAAAGGTCAGGGCTTATTTGGTTAATGGATACGTTCTTGATGTATATTATAACCAAACGCTTGGAAAATATAGCTACACACTAATAAGAGAGAACAGGAGAATAATTGGATGGGATAACGCACCGCACCACGTATCTGTAAGAACACATCCAGACCATTTTCATGACGTAGATGGAAAAATTAAGCCATCGTATTTGTCTGGAAATCCTCTGAAAGATTTGAATGAAGTCCTAAATGTTATTAGGAATGTGTTATTGGATTGAGGTGGTGTAATCATGCTCCCTGGTATAGTTGTTAAACCTCTAAAGAGGTTTGCAGATGAGAGGGGATTTTTCACCGAAATAATGCGTAAGGACTGGAGTGATATTTTCAAAGATGAGATAGTTCAGGCGAATCTGTCAATTACCTATCCAGGGATCGTTAGAGCCTGGCACAAACACGAGAGGGGACAAGTTGATTACTTTGTCTGCATTAAAGGAGCAATCAAAATTTGTGTCTACGATGAAAAAACTCAGGAGTTAGCTGAAATTATTTCCACTGGAGATAATCCTCAAGTTGTCAGAGTTCCCGGGCACTACTGGCATGGGTTTAAAGCTATCGGCGTTGAGCCAGCGATGTTGGTCTATTTCGTGAGTAGGTTGTATGATTACGAGAACCCTGACGAAGTGCGGAGACCTTGGAACGATCCTACAGTAGTTCCAAAGATAATAAATGGTAGAACTGACGATCCCCGCTGTAACAAGCCGTGGGACTGGTTCTACCCACCATATAAATAAAATAGTTTGAAATGTTTATAAAAAATTTTATAAAATGGAGATGAGGGTAATGCCTCAGTAATGTTTATATTCAATTAGTTGGATAAATCGGTGATGATGTGTCCGCATTGCAAATCGATAAAAACTGTGAAAATGGGCTGTTATTACACGAAATCTGGTGAGAGGAGGCAGAGATACAAATGCAAGAGCTGCGGGAGAACTTTCGTTTTGAATCCGATAAAGCCGAGGAATTATCCCGAGGAATTTAAGGAGATGGTAGTTAGAGCTGTTGTGAAGGAGGGTGTAGGGATAAGACAAGCGAGCAGAATTTTCAAGCTTTCTCCTAACACTGTGACAGCTTGGGTAAGAGAATTTTCTAAAAAAAGACCTGAGAAATGAGATTAGATCGGAAAAGCCTGTTATCGAGTTAGATGAAGCTTGGAGTTTTGTTAAGAAAAAGGAAAACGAAATCTGGATTTGGATTGCTTTAGAGAGAAATTCCCGAAAAATAATAAGTTATGCAATAGGAGATCGTTCTGTGGATACTTTCAAGAAATTGTGGGACGGAATTGGCGATGAAATAAAGCGGAAAGCAATTTTCTACACGGATCGCTGGGACGCTTATAATTTGATTCCTTACAGGCAGAGAATCGTAAGAAGAGGAGGAACGAACCACGTTGAAAGGTTATTCTTAACTCTGAGAAATGATAATCCGAGATTCGCAAGAAAATCAATCAGATTCTCAAAATCCTCGGAAATGCTCGAAAATTCTTTTAAATTGTGGATTCATTACTATAATTTATCAACATTATAGTGACACTACCGAGATGAGAACCAATCAAGTCTTTCAGAGGATAGCAAGAGGGTCAGAGATAGTATTCGTTGACACAATTATCTCAGCTATATTTTTTTCATCATCTTTAATTCACTTATTTTTTGGCTGATTAATATTTTCTCTTCTTTGCTCCTTAGGTCGCTTAGCCAAGCAAATAATCTTTCTTTGAGATCTTTAACAATTTCGGGTCTATCTTCAACAATATTCTGAACTTCCTTTGGATCACTCTTTAGGTGATAAAGTTCTTCAATCCCTCCGTGAATTACACCACAATATCTACATGTCGCAGCTTCTTTTGAGGGAGAATATATATACTTCCATTTTTTAGTTCTGATAGCCATTTTCCTTTCAGTATAAGACTCTTCAGCAACTATGAAAGAGCGAGGAGAGTTTGTTTCTCCACTCATTACTGGAACTAAAGATTCACCGTCAAATTCAGATCTATTAAACGGGATATTTAAAACATCTAAGATAGTAGGTACAACATCAACATGTTGAACAAAATCTTTAATCCTCTTTCGCTCAAAATCGAGTGGTATATTACTGAAAATTAAAGGAACATGTATGGACACATCATACAAACC is part of the Ferroglobus placidus DSM 10642 genome and encodes:
- a CDS encoding polysaccharide biosynthesis C-terminal domain-containing protein translates to MLPGIVVKPLKRFADERGFFTEIMRKDWSDIFKDEIVQANLSITYPGIVRAWHKHERGQVDYFVCIKGAIKICVYDEKTQELAEIISTGDNPQVVRVPGHYWHGFKAIGVEPAMLVYFVSRLYDYENPDEVRRPWNDPTVVPKIINGRTDDPRCNKPWDWFYPPYK
- a CDS encoding toxin-antitoxin system TumE family protein, whose protein sequence is MTEILKKVAKKLLDYDIVLKVEFLGTKVRAYLVNGYVLDVYYNQTLGKYSYTLIRENRRIIGWDNAPHHVSVRTHPDHFHDVDGKIKPSYLSGNPLKDLNEVLNVIRNVLLD
- the rfbD gene encoding dTDP-4-dehydrorhamnose reductase, whose protein sequence is MRIFITGGSGLLGSKLAEIALEKGYEVYSGYNSHKPEFGKPVKFDLANSDSVVRAISEVKPDVIVHSAALTDVDRCEVEKDLAYKINVEGTKIVAEMARKVGAYMVYISTDYVFDGERGMYKEEDETHPINYYGYTKLLGEKYCRDFCIARTCVIYGAKPASGKVNFALWLINKLENGESVKIVTDQFITPTLNTNLAKMVFECAERKLKGVFHLAGATRVSRFEFAKEIARVFGLDDSLITPSRMDEINWIAKRPRDSSLDTSKARNLLDEKPYELRKALKTLKDEIEV
- a CDS encoding IS1/IS1595 family N-terminal zinc-binding domain-containing protein: MMCPHCKSIKTVKMGCYYTKSGERRQRYKCKSCGRTFVLNPIKPRNYPEEFKEMVVRAVVKEGVGIRQASRIFKLSPNTVTAWVREFSKKRPEK
- a CDS encoding sulfatase family protein — translated: MSIHVPLIFSNIPLDFERKRIKDFVQHVDVVPTILDVLNIPFNRSEFDGESLVPVMSGETNSPRSFIVAEESYTERKMAIRTKKWKYIYSPSKEAATCRYCGVIHGGIEELYHLKSDPKEVQNIVEDRPEIVKDLKERLFAWLSDLRSKEEKILISQKISELKMMKKI
- a CDS encoding IS1 family transposase, which gives rise to MELDEAWSFVKKKENEIWIWIALERNSRKIISYAIGDRSVDTFKKLWDGIGDEIKRKAIFYTDRWDAYNLIPYRQRIVRRGGTNHVERLFLTLRNDNPRFARKSIRFSKSSEMLENSFKLWIHYYNLSTL